In Capsicum annuum cultivar UCD-10X-F1 chromosome 11, UCD10Xv1.1, whole genome shotgun sequence, one genomic interval encodes:
- the LOC124888776 gene encoding uncharacterized mitochondrial protein AtMg00300-like: protein MKGRRLESIYVMSSETAYVEKTRRKETADLWHMRLSRVSYSKIDVMMRKSMLKGLPELEVKTDTICAGFQYGKAHQFPYEESKFKAKKPLELIHSDVFGPVKQASIVG, encoded by the coding sequence ATGAAGGGACGAAGATTAGAGTCAATCTATGTGATGTCATCAGAAACAGCATACGTAGAGAAGACAAGAAGAAAAGAGACAGCAGACTTGTGGCACATGCGGCTGAGTCGCGTTAGCTATTCCAAGATAGATGTGATGATGAGGAAGTCGATGCTAAAAGGACTTCCTGAACTTGAGGTGAAAACAGACACAATCTGTGCAGGCTTTCAATACGGGAAGGCTCATCAATTCCCGTATGAAGAGTCCAAATTTAAAGCAAAGAAACCATTAGAGTTAATCCACTCTGATGTGTTTGGGCCTGTTAAACAAGCCTCCATTGTAGGATGA